The Vallitalea longa genome includes a region encoding these proteins:
- the pth gene encoding aminoacyl-tRNA hydrolase has product MYIIAGLGNPGMRYAATRHNVGFEVVERLAYENNIKLNKRKFKAVLGSGVIGDEKVVLVQPQTYMNQSGESIRAIMDFYKCSEKDLIVVYDDICFDVGTIKIRKKGSAGGHNGMKNIINHLGTNGFARVRVGVGDKCANWDLKDHVLSKFNDKDIKQMIEEIKRASDAIEDIVTKGIDNAMNVYNVKIKKECEE; this is encoded by the coding sequence ATGTATATAATTGCTGGATTAGGCAACCCTGGTATGAGGTATGCGGCTACGAGACACAATGTTGGTTTTGAAGTTGTTGAAAGATTAGCCTATGAAAATAATATTAAACTAAATAAAAGAAAATTCAAAGCTGTTCTAGGCAGTGGAGTAATAGGTGATGAGAAAGTCGTGTTGGTACAACCACAGACATACATGAACCAAAGTGGCGAAAGCATTAGGGCAATAATGGATTTTTATAAATGCAGTGAAAAAGATTTGATAGTTGTATATGATGACATATGTTTTGATGTGGGCACCATAAAGATAAGGAAAAAAGGCAGTGCTGGTGGGCATAACGGCATGAAAAATATAATAAATCATCTGGGTACTAATGGTTTTGCAAGAGTAAGAGTAGGTGTAGGAGATAAATGTGCCAATTGGGATTTGAAAGATCATGTACTCAGTAAATTTAACGATAAAGACATAAAACAGATGATAGAAGAAATAAAAAGAGCTAGTGATGCGATTGAAGATATAGTAACAAAAGGTATAGATAACGCAATGAATGTATACAATGTGAAAATTAAAAAAGAATGTGAAGAATGA